CTCGTCCAACGGCAGCGTGGACCAGACCCGGTCACGCTACAGCTACCAGGTCGACCCGGGCCAACAGGTGTCCGACGAGTACCTGGTTCAGAACACGGGCTCAACCCCCCAGGCCGTCACCGTGTACGCCACCGACGCGTTCAACTCCGAGGACGGCAGCTTCGCATTGCTCGACGGCGCGGTGGAAGCCCAGGACGTCGGGCGATGGGTCAGTTTCGCGGACGGCAGCAACAAGGTTCAGATCACTCTCGACCCGGGCGGCCAGCAGGTCATTCCATTCACGGTCTCGGTTCCCGCCGACGCCAGGCCCGGCGACCACGCCGGCGGCATCATCGTGTCGGCCCTCTCCCCGGCCGGTGAAGTCTCCGTTGACCGCCGGGTCGCCATCCGCCTCTATGCGCGCGTGCACGGTGAGCTACAGCCCGGTCTCACCATCAGCAGCATCACCTCCTCCTACCGGGGTGAGCTCAACCCCTTCGCGGGCGAGACGTCGCTCACCATCAGCCTCCAGAACACCGGCAACGTGTCGTTGGGCGCCAATACCGTCGCCCAGGTGCGCGGCATCTTCGGCATCCCGCTGTCCGACCTCACCCGGACGCCGATCCCTGAGATGCTGCCCGGCAGCTCCCGCACCGTGACCATCGTCGTGCCGGGGGTCGGCCCATGGGTGTACCTCAACCCGTCCGTCTCGCTCGCCGCCACGGTGGACGAGGACGCCCTGGCGCCGGGTCTCCTGCCGACGGCCGAACGCAGCAGCAACCTGTTCGTCGTGCCGTGGGCGTTCGTGATCCTGTTGCTCCTGGCCGGGTTCGCCTGGCTGTTCGTGCGCCTCAGCCGCACCCGCGATTCAGCCCGCGCCCGCGCCTGGATCGAATACACCGAGGCCGAGGCCAAGCGGAAGGCCCGAGGCGAGGCGACGGCCTGACCCCCTCCTCTTCAGCGCCCGTTTGCCGGGCGTTTGCCCCCGCGACAACTCCCAGAGAACCGGATCCGTCTAACTTGACTGTGCTCACCACCTTCCCCCAGCGCCGACTGCTCATGGCGGTCCTCTGCACCCTGGTGCCGCTGATCGCGCTCCTGGGCGTCAGCGTCAGCGCGCAGGCCACCGACGACCCCGACGGGGTGGGCCTGACTGTCGGCGTGGTCGGGTCCACGGCCTCTCCCACACCCTCGGCCA
This is a stretch of genomic DNA from Cryobacterium soli. It encodes these proteins:
- a CDS encoding WxL protein peptidoglycan domain-containing protein; translation: MRPQTVTIRRTPPHRFVLAASGLILTLGLTVGLGAAGAWADDSDAIAGSPSSNGSVDQTRSRYSYQVDPGQQVSDEYLVQNTGSTPQAVTVYATDAFNSEDGSFALLDGAVEAQDVGRWVSFADGSNKVQITLDPGGQQVIPFTVSVPADARPGDHAGGIIVSALSPAGEVSVDRRVAIRLYARVHGELQPGLTISSITSSYRGELNPFAGETSLTISLQNTGNVSLGANTVAQVRGIFGIPLSDLTRTPIPEMLPGSSRTVTIVVPGVGPWVYLNPSVSLAATVDEDALAPGLLPTAERSSNLFVVPWAFVILLLLAGFAWLFVRLSRTRDSARARAWIEYTEAEAKRKARGEATA